A genomic region of Eucalyptus grandis isolate ANBG69807.140 chromosome 5, ASM1654582v1, whole genome shotgun sequence contains the following coding sequences:
- the LOC104444408 gene encoding autophagy-related protein 8f: protein MNKSVFKQEHDFEKRRAEAARIREKYPDRIPVIVEKAERSDIPNIDKKKYLVPADLTVGQFVYVIRKRIKLSAEKAIFIFVDNVLPPTGAIMSAIYDEKKDEDGFLYVTYSGENTFGNN, encoded by the exons ATGAACAAGAGCGTGTTCAAGCAGGAGCATGACTTTG AGAAGAGACGTGCCGAGGCAGCAAGAATAAGGGAGAAATACCCAGACAGGATTCCG GTGATTGTGGAGAAGGCGGAGCGAAGTGATATTCCCAACATCGACAAGAAAAA ATATCTTGTCCCAGCCGACCTTACCGTGGGTCAGTTTGTCTACGTGATCAGGAAGAGAATTAAGCTGAGCGCTGAAAAGGCAATCTTCATATTTGTTGACAATGTCCTTCCACCCACAG GAGCAATAATGTCTGCCATTTACGATGAAAAGAAAGACGAGGACGGGTTTCTCTACGTCACCTACAGCGGGGAAAACACATTCGGTAACAACTGA
- the LOC104444410 gene encoding uncharacterized protein LOC104444410 isoform X1 codes for MVRPKGPSKKQQKKGIDFKKIKRKVGRKLPPPKNATNTEIKSKAIVLPEQSVASDRAGLAVNKKGLTLKELLQQTSHHNPKVRRGQSRAFVSLMMAYIFNAMTHLAVDVRLMAFRFLGLVVLHYPPTFLLYAEKILQNYEEILCKHQLFAQDRSKLKTALAGLMCCLSLLPCNDQEDNASEKKTTGKRLLHGFEQDVYASSSGWNTLGLEKLKGLVPVLINCLREILSVVNSLPSLEFQSFDCMLTILQSIDLAVKFFIATIDKSESDLQTTLGGATLATLDQGVASVILKRLCVLFPLNPAHHASKKDSDRYFTLNVMIADIFLSCSEWISPPDDMSERFLEFVEVMLLGKISDSAKTEATVSNKHSLLPFIPKLLAQVPNNWKSRLLQAFTRAFRDCNHQSSLKLAFLSIIEEIVIPGQNRIHLDVSDPELLDHQIAWVRELPALLIMLGEKHQSVTQVVLRLILRLGQSASSRPTLQGEYDNIQYPLKDFFCKCQDESSVSYGPFIRLSQDCQELAVSCLYYFSHLDSALLKAIATCCLCNDLEPSVLFCTIEVLDSAYTAGHIWISDIISFFITLLSRFKVSPDNALPVKEVEPKISNCGTLRLLTSVVCSCLLHIGDESMVLQMIEKVIIDQMKLKPSRDNACALLRLLVTLDSKPTRLSEQTIDGLASFLALYLIDICSVVIPQISEEDDEAAVAFLDRMTHYYVLPCLFLFDRSQRLLKLVLNEMESLISGRTSLSCLKNGSHGTDHSSSVIAIVYVLQLMHKDFKIRQIQSSFKAEIECILRSLQALVESSTTLEERHKLQCAYHRVHRMLGNLQERTPCLL; via the exons CCACAACCCGAAAGTTCGTCGTG GGCAATCAAGGGCCTTTGTTTCTCTCATGATGGCATacattttcaatgcaatgacacATCTGGCAGTAGATGTGCGGTTGATGGCTTTCAGATTTCTTGGCCTTGTTGTTCTCCACTATCCcccaacttttcttttatatgcTGAGAAG ATTCTGCAAAACTATGAGGAAATACTTTGTAAGCATCAACTTTTTGCCCAAGATAGGAGCAAGCTGAAGACTGCCCTTGCTGGTCTAATGTGCTGCTTGTCATTATTGCCATGCAATGACCAAGAGGACAATGCATCTGAAAAG AAAACAACTGGAAAAAGGTTATTGCATGGGTTTGAGCAAGATGTGTATGCAAGTTCTTCTGGTTG GAACACTCTTGGCCTGGAGAAATTAAAGGGTCTGGTGCCAGTTTTGATCAATTGTCTCAGGGAGATTTTATCTGTGGTTAATTCGTTGCCTTCACTGGAGTTCCAATCATTTGATTGTATGCTGACCATACTTCAGAGCATAGATCTTGCTGTTAAGTTTTTTATTGCTACGATTGATAAGTCCGAGTCTGATCTACAAACTACTCTTGGAGGAGCTACCTTGGCCACATTGGATCAAGGTGTGGCATCAGTTATATTGAAGAGGCTATGTGTACTGTTTCCACTGAACCCAGCCCACCATGCTTCAAAGAAG GACAGTGATAGGTATTTCACGCTGAATGTCATGATTGCTGACATATTTCTGAGCTGTAGTGAATGGATCTCTCCTCCTGATGATATGTCAGAGAGATTTCTTGAATTTGTAGAAGTAATGCTGCTTGGAAAG ATAAGTGACAGTGCAAAGACTGAAGCAACAGTCAGCAACAAGCACTCGCTTCTTCCCTTTATACCAAAACTTTTGGCACAAGTTCCTAATAATTGGAAGTCTCGTCTTCTTCAG GCATTCACAAGGGCATTCAGGGATTGCAATCATCAGTCTTCTCTGAAATTGGCCTTCCTTTCCATTATCGAGGAAATTGTGATACCT GGACAAAACAGGATACATTTGGATGTCAGTGATCCAGAACTGTTGGACCATCAGATTGCTTGGGTAAGAGAACTTCCTGCATTGCTAATCATGCTGGGTGAAAAACATCAGTCAGTTACCCAG GTAGTGTTACGTCTCATTCTTCGCCTGGGACAATCCGCCTCATCAAGACCCACCTTACAGGGGGAATATGATAACATACAATATCCACTTAAGGATTTTTTCTGCAAATGTCAGGATGAAA GCAGTGTTAGTTATGGACCATTCATAAGGCTTTCTCAAGATTGTCAGGAACTCGCTGTTTCTTGCCTTTATTATTTCTCTCATTTGGATTCTGCTTTGCTGAAGGCAATAGCCACATGCTGTCTAT GCAATGATCTGGAACCTTCAGTGTTATTCTGCACAATAGAGGTTCTTGATTCAGCCTACACTGCTGGACATATCTGGATATCTGACATCATCAGTTTCTTCATCACATTACTCTCGCGTTTCAAAGTTTCTCCTG ATAATGCCCTTCCAGTTAAAGAAGTCGAGCCAAAGATTTCAAACTGCGGAACTCTTAGATTATTGACCAGTGTTGTTTGCTCGTGCCTTTTGCATATTGGTGATGAATCTATGGTCCTTCAGATGATAGAGAAAGTGATAATTGATCAGATG AAATTGAAACCATCTCGTGATAATGCATGTGCCTTGCTCCGACTGCTCGTCACATTGGATTCTAAGCCAACCAGACTCTCTGAACAGACGATTGATGGTCTGGCCAGTTTTCTTGCTCTATATCTGATTGATATTTGTTCt GTTGTAATCCCCCAAATTtcagaagaagatgatgaagctGCTGTTGCTTTTCTTGACCGCATGACCCATTATTATGTCTTACCTTGCTTATTCTTGTTTGATCGAAGTCAGAGACTTCTGAAACTAGTTTTAAACGAAATGGAATCATTGATATCTGGGAGGACTTCATTGTCTTGTTTGAAAAATGGTAGCCATGGGACAGATCATTCATCTAGCGTCATTGCCATTGTTTATGTCCTTCAATTGATGCACAAGGACTTTAAGATTCGACAGATTCAGTCTTCATTCAAGGCAGAGATTGAATGCATACTAAGATCATTGCAG GCTTTAGTGGAAAGTAGTACAACCTTGGAGGAAAGACACAAACTACAGTGTGCGTATCATCGAGTACACAGGATGCTGGGTAATCTGCAAGAACGGACGCCTTGCTTGTTGTAG
- the LOC104444410 gene encoding uncharacterized protein LOC104444410 isoform X2 yields the protein MMAYIFNAMTHLAVDVRLMAFRFLGLVVLHYPPTFLLYAEKILQNYEEILCKHQLFAQDRSKLKTALAGLMCCLSLLPCNDQEDNASEKKTTGKRLLHGFEQDVYASSSGWNTLGLEKLKGLVPVLINCLREILSVVNSLPSLEFQSFDCMLTILQSIDLAVKFFIATIDKSESDLQTTLGGATLATLDQGVASVILKRLCVLFPLNPAHHASKKDSDRYFTLNVMIADIFLSCSEWISPPDDMSERFLEFVEVMLLGKISDSAKTEATVSNKHSLLPFIPKLLAQVPNNWKSRLLQAFTRAFRDCNHQSSLKLAFLSIIEEIVIPGQNRIHLDVSDPELLDHQIAWVRELPALLIMLGEKHQSVTQVVLRLILRLGQSASSRPTLQGEYDNIQYPLKDFFCKCQDESSVSYGPFIRLSQDCQELAVSCLYYFSHLDSALLKAIATCCLCNDLEPSVLFCTIEVLDSAYTAGHIWISDIISFFITLLSRFKVSPDNALPVKEVEPKISNCGTLRLLTSVVCSCLLHIGDESMVLQMIEKVIIDQMKLKPSRDNACALLRLLVTLDSKPTRLSEQTIDGLASFLALYLIDICSVVIPQISEEDDEAAVAFLDRMTHYYVLPCLFLFDRSQRLLKLVLNEMESLISGRTSLSCLKNGSHGTDHSSSVIAIVYVLQLMHKDFKIRQIQSSFKAEIECILRSLQALVESSTTLEERHKLQCAYHRVHRMLGNLQERTPCLL from the exons ATGATGGCATacattttcaatgcaatgacacATCTGGCAGTAGATGTGCGGTTGATGGCTTTCAGATTTCTTGGCCTTGTTGTTCTCCACTATCCcccaacttttcttttatatgcTGAGAAG ATTCTGCAAAACTATGAGGAAATACTTTGTAAGCATCAACTTTTTGCCCAAGATAGGAGCAAGCTGAAGACTGCCCTTGCTGGTCTAATGTGCTGCTTGTCATTATTGCCATGCAATGACCAAGAGGACAATGCATCTGAAAAG AAAACAACTGGAAAAAGGTTATTGCATGGGTTTGAGCAAGATGTGTATGCAAGTTCTTCTGGTTG GAACACTCTTGGCCTGGAGAAATTAAAGGGTCTGGTGCCAGTTTTGATCAATTGTCTCAGGGAGATTTTATCTGTGGTTAATTCGTTGCCTTCACTGGAGTTCCAATCATTTGATTGTATGCTGACCATACTTCAGAGCATAGATCTTGCTGTTAAGTTTTTTATTGCTACGATTGATAAGTCCGAGTCTGATCTACAAACTACTCTTGGAGGAGCTACCTTGGCCACATTGGATCAAGGTGTGGCATCAGTTATATTGAAGAGGCTATGTGTACTGTTTCCACTGAACCCAGCCCACCATGCTTCAAAGAAG GACAGTGATAGGTATTTCACGCTGAATGTCATGATTGCTGACATATTTCTGAGCTGTAGTGAATGGATCTCTCCTCCTGATGATATGTCAGAGAGATTTCTTGAATTTGTAGAAGTAATGCTGCTTGGAAAG ATAAGTGACAGTGCAAAGACTGAAGCAACAGTCAGCAACAAGCACTCGCTTCTTCCCTTTATACCAAAACTTTTGGCACAAGTTCCTAATAATTGGAAGTCTCGTCTTCTTCAG GCATTCACAAGGGCATTCAGGGATTGCAATCATCAGTCTTCTCTGAAATTGGCCTTCCTTTCCATTATCGAGGAAATTGTGATACCT GGACAAAACAGGATACATTTGGATGTCAGTGATCCAGAACTGTTGGACCATCAGATTGCTTGGGTAAGAGAACTTCCTGCATTGCTAATCATGCTGGGTGAAAAACATCAGTCAGTTACCCAG GTAGTGTTACGTCTCATTCTTCGCCTGGGACAATCCGCCTCATCAAGACCCACCTTACAGGGGGAATATGATAACATACAATATCCACTTAAGGATTTTTTCTGCAAATGTCAGGATGAAA GCAGTGTTAGTTATGGACCATTCATAAGGCTTTCTCAAGATTGTCAGGAACTCGCTGTTTCTTGCCTTTATTATTTCTCTCATTTGGATTCTGCTTTGCTGAAGGCAATAGCCACATGCTGTCTAT GCAATGATCTGGAACCTTCAGTGTTATTCTGCACAATAGAGGTTCTTGATTCAGCCTACACTGCTGGACATATCTGGATATCTGACATCATCAGTTTCTTCATCACATTACTCTCGCGTTTCAAAGTTTCTCCTG ATAATGCCCTTCCAGTTAAAGAAGTCGAGCCAAAGATTTCAAACTGCGGAACTCTTAGATTATTGACCAGTGTTGTTTGCTCGTGCCTTTTGCATATTGGTGATGAATCTATGGTCCTTCAGATGATAGAGAAAGTGATAATTGATCAGATG AAATTGAAACCATCTCGTGATAATGCATGTGCCTTGCTCCGACTGCTCGTCACATTGGATTCTAAGCCAACCAGACTCTCTGAACAGACGATTGATGGTCTGGCCAGTTTTCTTGCTCTATATCTGATTGATATTTGTTCt GTTGTAATCCCCCAAATTtcagaagaagatgatgaagctGCTGTTGCTTTTCTTGACCGCATGACCCATTATTATGTCTTACCTTGCTTATTCTTGTTTGATCGAAGTCAGAGACTTCTGAAACTAGTTTTAAACGAAATGGAATCATTGATATCTGGGAGGACTTCATTGTCTTGTTTGAAAAATGGTAGCCATGGGACAGATCATTCATCTAGCGTCATTGCCATTGTTTATGTCCTTCAATTGATGCACAAGGACTTTAAGATTCGACAGATTCAGTCTTCATTCAAGGCAGAGATTGAATGCATACTAAGATCATTGCAG GCTTTAGTGGAAAGTAGTACAACCTTGGAGGAAAGACACAAACTACAGTGTGCGTATCATCGAGTACACAGGATGCTGGGTAATCTGCAAGAACGGACGCCTTGCTTGTTGTAG